A genomic region of Lasioglossum baleicum chromosome 16, iyLasBale1, whole genome shotgun sequence contains the following coding sequences:
- the LOC143216768 gene encoding E3 SUMO-protein ligase ZBED1-like, protein MYRQKRSIVWQYFVKKSPTSATCLLCKRDYKSAHNTTNLHEHLKRKHFTILQANQNPNGEVAEMIDGDDTPATLTQEVRPVASTSNATDTSQNADVPTNTMQNRQINFRQLTLRTVANELPQSKILKLHNLAVAMVCKDLQTLSMVEDKGFIEFVRELEPRYQLPNRRTLGRTILPKVYANVKSRILENLKQTEHVSITTDIWTNLHTQSFLTITGHYFLHNKLHSNVLATSVLKENHTNEHISFKVQKTLTEFNIKEKIVAVVTDNAANMRSAVRRLGYLHLPCTAHTLNLVVNDSVTAIPEIASLLKTCRSLITHFKSSVTAADKLRDFQTQMGLNTLKLKQDIHTRWNSSLIMLERLLAVKIPLCATVASLMNCPTSPNAQQWKTIQDIIPLLKPIEYVSSELGGEKYVTASTIMPLITGLQNAIDKIKPQTIPGYALKCNIMNNLEIRFNYIHTNKIITISTIADPRFKTAVFRNNTDIQTATETVISELTPLITAETNSETRSVQAEETEQETEGFWDFHVHKVSHLTRRCSDSSPSASAASTMKQYLDMPYENIKSDPVTFWGIHGQTIPTLKKIFEKYLCVPATSVPSERIFSKAGQIMSDRRNRLSPKNLDYLIFLNCNME, encoded by the coding sequence ATGTACAGACAAAAGCGGTCAATAGTCTGGCAATATTTCGTGAAAAAGTCACCAACGAGTGCCACATGTCTCTTATGTAAAAGAGACTATAAAAGTGCACACAATACTACCAATTTACATGAACATTTAAAGCGTAAACATTTTACGATACTTCAAGCGAACCAAAATCCAAATGGAGAAGTAGCAGAGATGATCGATGGAGATGATACACCTGCAACATTAACGCAGGAAGTAAGACCTGTGGCATCCACTTCCAACGCAACTGATACTAGTCAAAATGCGGACGTACCTACTAATACAATGCAAAATCGTCAAATAAATTTCAGGCAATTGACTTTGAGAACAGTTGCAAACGAACTGCCAcaatcaaaaattttaaaattacatAATCTGGCGGTAGCCATGGTTTGCAAAGATTTACAAACTTTAAGTATGGTAGAGGACAAAGGATTTATTGAGTTTGTGAGAGAACTAGAACCTCGGTACCAACTGCCAAACCGTAGAACGTTAGGACGGACCATTTTGCCTAAAGTATACGCTAACGTCAAATCcagaattttggaaaatctgaAACAAACAGAACATGTCTCAATTACAACTGATATATGGACAAACTTACATACACAATCATTTCTCACAATTACTGGACATTATTTTTTACACAATAAGCTACATTCAAATGTATTAGCAACTAGCGTTTTAAAAGAAAACCACACAAATGAGCATATAAGTTTTAAAGTGCAAAAAACTTTAacagaatttaatataaaagaGAAAATTGTTGCAGTTGTAACTGACAATGCTGCGAACATGCGAAGTGCTGTACGTCGTTTAGGATATTTACATCTACCATGTACAGCACATACATTGAATTTAGTTGTAAATGACTCGGTGACTGCTATTCCAGAGATTGCCAGTCTATTAAAAACATGCCGATCATTAATCACACATTTTAAAAGTAGCGTTACTGCAGCAGATAAATTACGAGACTTCCAAACACAAATGGGGTTAaacactttaaaattaaaacaagATATACATACAAGATGGAACTCCTCGTTGATAATGCTAGAGAGGCTACTAGCAGTGAAAATTCCGTTATGTGCAACTGTAGCATCACTAATGAATTGTCCTACAAGCCCTAATGCTCAGCAGTGGAAAACTATACAGGATATTATTCCTCTGCTCAAACCAATAGAGTATGTAAGCAGTGAATTAGGTGGAGAGAAATATGTTACTGCATCAACGATTATGCCATTAATTACAGGCTTACAGAATGCTATTGACAAGATTAAACCCCAGACAATACCTGGATATGCattgaaatgcaatataatGAACAACTTAGAAATCAGATTCAATTACATACATACAAATAAAATTATCACAATTTCAACTATAGCAGATCCAAGATTTAAAACTGCAGTTTTCAGAAATAATACAGACATACAAACAGCCACAGAAACAGTTATATCAGAACTCACACCTTTAATAACTGCAGAAACAAATAGTGAGACTAGATCTGTACAGGCAGAAGAAACAGAACAAGAAACTGAAGGTTTTTGGGATTTTCATGTACATAAAGTTTCTCACTTGACCAGACGTTGCTCCGATTCTTCACCTTCGGCCAGTGCAGCAAGTACAATGAAGCAGTATTTGGATATGCcgtatgaaaatattaaaagcgaCCCTGTTACATTTTGGGGTATACACGGCCAGACCATACCTacgttaaagaaaatatttgaaaaatatttatgtgtGCCAGCAACTTCTGTTCCATCAGAACGTATATTTTCTAAGGCCGGACAGATTATGTCAGACAGAAGAAATAGATTGTCACCTAAAAATTtagattatttgatttttttaaactgcAATATGGAGTAG
- the LOC143216887 gene encoding sentrin-specific protease 1 — MLIFDLLKKLFGWVDEAPRKRRAVSFSSEQEFVTPKKHCYDYENIDVDEEQIEINDDSDSDDIQIIKHKHSPIKSSNRLNGTCSNRDKSFRCCSSCYSLPKSEQCYNELNMGYFNSKPKERSNIGARQQCPTLNKTHCLKEKDQYEQLLQNFLPHRIHVICDKYEEKRPIPDVVEIIDLEKSDSLNSSCRVQQIPRKKNTFKMHWNIQPNKETRTKETMVATVEKNKNGAVHAICNKAQSSQKHLIAGNSSLNKYAESLATNTLRDQLAVKAVMREDFIPQVAKRYNERMQQRCREAEELKKMTCVLSKHNRLAREAALEEHLARSMRLCEAVLDEREEQEEALLPTLTEEMIQVVKNALIPRPPDEVLVEGFGLRITRKDIHTLADLNWLNDEVINFYMNLLIARSTNDKYPKAHAMNTFFYPKLISGGHTSLKRWTRKIDIFAQDLIVVPIHLDIHWCMSIIDFRDKSIRYYDSMGGNNLKCLSALRQYLEDESLDKKKKPYDTSNWKLECAKNIPQQMNGSDCGVFSCMFAEYISANKKITFTQQDMPYFRNKMVYEILKSTLL; from the coding sequence ATGTTGATATTTGATTTATTGAAAAAACTTTTTGGCTGGGTAGACGAAGCACCCAGGAAACGCAGAGCTGTGTCGTTCAGTTCGGAACAAGAGTTTGTAACTCCGAAAAAACATTGTTACGACTATGAGAACATCGATGTAGATGAAGAACAGATTGAAATCAATGACGATAGTGATAGTGATGATATTCAAATTATAAAACATAAACACTCTCCTATTAAATCATCCAATAGATTAAACGGTACATGTAGCAATAGGGATAAATCGTTCAGATGTTGTTCGTCGTGTTATTCATTACCTAAATCTGAACAGTGCTACAATGAATTAAACATGGGCTATTTCAATAGTAAACCTAAAGAGCGGTCAAATATTGGAGCTCGCCAGCAATGCCCAACTCTAAATAAAACGCACTGTTTGAAAGAAAAAGATCAGTATgaacaactattgcaaaacttcCTTCCACACAGGATACACGTTATATGTGATAAATACGAAGAGAAAAGACCAATTCCAGATGTGGTAGAAATAATAGATTTAGAGAAGTCCGATTCGTTGAATTCTTCCTGCAGAGTTCAACAAATACCTAGAAAAAAGAACACGTTTAAAATGCATTGGAACATACAGCCGAATAAGGAAACCAGAACTAAAGAAACGATGGTCGCTACTGTAGAAAAGAATAAAAACGGTGCAGTACATGCCATTTGTAATAAAGCGCAGTCCTCGCAGAAACATTTGATAGCAGGAAACTCAAGCTTAAATAAATACGCCGAAAGCTTAGCTACGAATACGTTAAGAGATCAACTAGCCGTGAAAGCTGTGATGCGGGAAGATTTTATTCCGCAGGTAGCGAAAAGATATAATGAGCGTATGCAGCAGCGTTGCAGAGAGGCTGAGGAATTAAAAAAGATGACATGTGTGTTATCTAAGCATAATCGTTTAGCTAGAGAAGCTGCCTTAGAGGAGCATTTGGCTCGTTCTATGCGGTTATGTGAAGCAGTTCTAGACGAAAGAGAAGAACAAGAGGAGGCGTTATTACCTACCTTAACGGAAGAGATGATACAAGTTGTTAAAAATGCTCTTATTCCTCGACCACCAGACGAGGTTCTCGTAGAAGGTTTCGGTCTCAGAATCACAAGAAAAGATATTCATACATTGGCCGATTTAAATTGGTTAAACGACgaagtaattaatttttatatgaatttacTAATAGCCAGAAGTACTAACGACAAATATCCGAAGGCACATGctatgaatacatttttttatccgAAATTAATCTCAGGTGGTCATACGTCTCTTAAGCGATGGACAAGAAAGATTGATATATTCGCGCAAGATCTTATAGTTGTTCCTATACATTTAGATATTCATTGGTGTATGTCGATAATCGACTTCAGAGACAAGTCTATACGTTATTACGATAGTATGGGTGGCAATAATCTAAAATGTTTATCAGCATTGCGACAATATTTAGAAGACGAAAGTTTagacaagaagaagaaaccATACGATACCAGCAACTGGAAGTTAGAGTGTGCCAAAAATATTCCACAACAAATGAACGGAAGTGATTGTGGTGTATTTTCTTGTATGTTTGCCGAATACATTTCTGCAAATAAGAAAATTACATTCACGCAACAGGACATGCCATATTTTCGAAATAAGATGGTCTATGAAATTTTGAAGTCCAcgcttttataa